From Camelina sativa cultivar DH55 chromosome 7, Cs, whole genome shotgun sequence, one genomic window encodes:
- the LOC104699525 gene encoding 50S ribosomal protein L1, chloroplastic, translating to MASCATHSSLMLAYAAASTRSQELTPTPSLFSFASPRPNNLSVPLLLLGGSRERRFAAIDRASNRYFQVVVSAVAAEADLDTEEDAEQTATAVLDPPKPKKGKAALVLKRDRTRSKRFLEIQKLRETKKEYDVTTAISLLKQTANTRFVESVEAHFRLNIDPKYNDQQLRATVSLPKGTGQTVIVAVLAQGEKVDEAKNAGADIVGSEDLIEQIKGGFMEFDKLIASPDMMVKVAGLGKILGPRGLMPNPKAGTVTANIPQAIEEFKKGKVEFRADKTGIVHIPFGKVNFTEDDLLINFLAAVKSVETNKPKGAKGVYWKSAHICSSMGPSIKLNIREMIDFKPPAAN from the exons ATGGCTTCTTGCGCCACTCACTCATCTCTCATGCTAGCATACGCCGCCGCATCCACTCGTTCCCAGGAGCTTACCCCTACTccatctcttttctcttttgccaGCCCCAGACCCAACAACTTAAGCGTCCCGCTTCTTCTCCTCGGGGGTTCCAGGGAGAGAAGATTTGCTGCTATCGATAGAGCTTCCAACCGATATTTCCAGGTTGTTGTCTCCGCCGTGGCCGCAGAGGCTGACCTCGACACGGAGGAGGACGCGGAGCAGACCGCCACCGCCGTCCTTGATCCCCCCAAGCCTAAGAAAGGAAAAGCAGCTTTGGTTCTTAAGAGAGATaga ACAAGGTCTAAGAGgtttttggaaatccaaaagCTGAGGGAAACCAAAAAGGAGTATGACGTGACGACTGCTATATCTTTGCTTAAACAAACCGCTAACACAAGATTCGTGGAGTCGGTTGAAGCCCATTTCCGTCTCAACATCGATCCAAAGTACAACGATCAGCAGCTGCGTGCCACG GTGAGCCTGCCTAAGGGAACTGGCCAGACTGTTATAGTGGCTGTTCTTGCACAAG GTGAGAAGGTCGATGAAGCCAAAAATGCAGGGGCAGATATTGTGGGCAGTGAGGATTTGATCGAACAAATTAAAGGAGGTTTCATGGAGTTTGACAAGTTGATTGCATCCCCAGATATGATGGTCAAG GTTGCTGGCCTGGGAAAGATTCTTGGCCCACGGGGACTCATGCCCAACCCCAAGGCTGGCACGGTCACAGCTAACATTCCCCAG GCTATAGAAGAGTTCAAAAAGGGGAAAGTAGAATTCAGAGCAGACAAAACTGGGATTGTTCACATCCCCTTTGGGAAAGTTAATTTTACAGAGGATGACCTTCTCATAAACTTCCTTGCGGCAGTG AAATCGGTGGAGACAAACAAGCCAAAGGGAGCAAAAGGAGTTTACTGGAAAAGTGCGCACATATGCTCGTCAATGGGGCCATCCATCAAGTTGAACATAAGGGAGATGATAGACTTCAAACCTCCAGCTGCGAACTAA
- the LOC104699527 gene encoding kinesin-like protein KIN-1, translated as MSNVTVCARFRPRSSRELRDHRDGVCVRGIDAGTFVFQDDKEDELTFSLDGVFYEDSPQAAVYEFLALPIMRDAVNAINGTIITYGQTGAGKTYSMEGPGIQDCDDHNKGLLPRVVDGMFGQISSSKDIANYTVKLSMVEIYMEKVRDLLDLSKGNIQIKETKTQGILLSGVTEVPVSDSAEALQHLCTGLANRAVGETQMNMSSSRSHCVYLFTIQQDSVKDKRVKTGKLILLDLAGSEKADKTGAEGRVLEEAKTINKSLSALGNVINALTSGSSSKVNHIPYRDSKLTRILQDALGGNSRMALLCCCSPSTSNASETLSTLRFGMRAKHIKASPRASEVKIAKSQEEPSSVTKDEKCGRILEKMKERMSNEDIKMLEEVLIHEGIISSLDSMDEVESAYEDIVSKTIQSLQLAVEELQLKVKKLETENKGLKEKALRNDEPGLVGKLSSFISSWYASFFTS; from the exons ATGTCTAACGTAACAGTCTGTGCGCGATTTCGGCCACGAAGCTCTAGAGAGTTGCGAGATCACAGAGATGGTGTCTGTGTTCGAGGCATCGACGCTGGAACCTTCGTTTTCCAG GATGACAAGGAAGACGAATTAACATTCAGCCTCGATGGAGTTTTTTATGAGGACTCTCCCCAAGCTGCGGTTTATGAGTTTCTGGCTCTGCCGATCATGAGAg ACGCTGTAAATGCTATAAACGGAACAATCATCACTTATGGACAG ACAGGGGCTGGGAAGACATATTCCATGGAG GGACCAGGCATCCAAGACTGTGATGATCACAATAAAGGATTACTTCCAAGAGTCGTCGATGGGATGTTTGGTCAAATCAGCTCTTCCAAAGATATTGCAAATTACACTGTTAAATTGTCTATG GTTGAAATCTACATGGAGAAAGTCAG GGACCTGTTAGACTTATCGAAAGGAAACATACAGATCAAGGAAACTAAAACACAAGGAATACTGTTGTCCGGCGTTACAGAG GTACCAGTATCAGATTCGGCGGAGGCATTACAACATCTATGC ACCGGTTTAGCTAACCGTGCAGTTGGGGAAACCC AAATGAATATGTCCAGCAGTAGGAGCCATTGCGTTTACTTGTTCACAATCCAGCAGGATTCAGTTAAAGATAAGAg GGTGAAAACAGGAAAACTGATTCTTCTCGACCTGGCTGGCTCAGAAAAGGCAGACAAAACTGGAGCAGAAGGTAGGGTTCTTGAAGAAGCGAAGACGATCAATAAATCACTCTCAGCTTTGGGGAACGTGATAAACGCTCTCACTAGTGGGTCATCTAGCAAAGTGAATCACATACCATATCGTGACTCCAAGCTTACTCGCATCCTACAGGATGCCCTG GGTGGGAATTCTCGCATGGCACTGCTTTGTTGTTGCTCACCTAGCACTTCGAATGCATCTGAGACACTCTCAACCCTCAGGTTTGGCATGAG GGCAAAGCACATAAAAGCATCACCACGTGCCAGTGAAGTAAAAATTGCAAAGTCACAGGAGGAACCCTCCTCGGTAACCAAAGATGAGAAATGTGGGAGGATCCTGGAGAAG ATGAAAGAGAGAATGAGCAACGAAGACATCAAAATGCTAGAAGAAGTGCTCATACATGAAGGGATCATTTCCAGCCTAGATTCAATGGATGAAGTGGAATCAGCATATGAAGATATTGTATCAAAAACTATACAATCCTTACAGCTGGCCGTTGAAGAACTCCAACTGAAAGTGAAAAAG TTAGAAACAGAAAACAAGGGTCTTAAGGAAAAAGCATTGCGCAATGACGAACCAGGTCTGGTTGGAAAGCTGTCAAGCTTCATCAGTTCTTGGTATGCATCTTTCTTTACGTCCTAA
- the LOC104699526 gene encoding serine carboxypeptidase-like 40: protein MYRLVFHLTVSSSKPNLSLSLLLPIPYMPLKMTRKGQGYSVIASVLLQLLLSMSSRIECSSQVHALSRLYLSKRGVGSSTMDTSHFKVVKDLKPSSLPSIANHEKLRKRDLIRRLPGQPPVDFDQYGGYVTVNESAGRSFFYYFVEASKSKDSSPLLLWLNGGPGCSSLAYGALQELGPFRVHSDGKTLFRNRDAWNNAANVLFLESPAGVGFSYTNTTSDMEKHGDRNTAADNYIFLVKWLERFPAYKGRDLYIAGESYAGHYVPQLAHTILLHHRSFLNLKGILIGNAVINDETDLMGMYDFFESHALISEDSLATLKNNCDLKTESASVMTEECAVVSDQIDMDTYYLDIYNIYAPLCLNSTLTRRPKRGTTIREFDPCSDHYVQAYLNRPEVQAALHANATKLPYEWQPCSSVIKKWNDSPTTMIPVIKGLMGQGVRVWVFSGDMDGRIPVTSTKYSLKKMNLTAKTAWHPWYLGGEVGGYTEEYKEKLTFATVRGAGHQVPSFQPKRSLSLFIHFLNDTPLPDTSRY, encoded by the exons atgtacaGACTCGTGTTTCATTTAACTGTCtcttcttcaaaaccaaacctttctctttctctccttcttcccatACCCTATATGCCACTTAAGATGACGAGGAAAGGACAGGGCTACTCTGTAATCGCATCAGTGTTGTTACAGTTACTACTGTCTATGTCGTCTCGAATCGAATGCAGCAGCCAAGTGCACGCTTTGAGCCGCCTGTACCTGTCGAAGCGAGGGGTGGGTTCGTCCACCATGGATACAAGCCATTTCAAGGTGGTTAAGGATTTGAAACCGTCTTCGCTGCCGAGTATTGCGAATCACGAAAAGTTAAGAAAGAGAGATCTGATACGGAGATTGCCCGGACAGCCTCCCGTGGATTTCGATCAGTACGGCGGCTATGTCACTGTCAATGAATCCGCGGGTCGTTCCTTTTTCTACTATTTCGTGGAAGCCTCCAAGTCTAAGGATTCTTCTCCTCTGCTTCTATGGCTCAACGGTG GACCGGGATGCTCGTCACTGGCGTATGGAGCACTACAAGAGCTTGGGCCGTTCAGAGTGCACAGCGACGGCAAAACGCTTTTTAGAAACCGAGATGCATGGAACAATG CTGCGAACGTGTTGTTCTTAGAATCGCCGGCGGGAGTGGGGTTCTCGTACACCAATACAACGTCCGACATGGAGAAGCACGGGGACAGGAATACAGCGGCTGATAACTACATATTCCTGGTGAAATGGCTGGAGAGGTTCCCGGCGTACAAAGGCAGGGACTTGTACATCGCCGGTGAGAGCTATGCCGGCCACTATGTTCCACAACTTGCTCATACTATCCTTCTCCATCACCGGAGCTTTCTCAATCTCAAGGGCATTCTGATAGGAAATGCTGTGATCAACGACGAGACTGACTTGATGGGTATGTACGACTTTTTTGAGAGTCACGCTTTGATCTCCGAAGATTCTTTGGCTACACTGAAGAACAACTGCGATCTCAAGACAGAGTCTGCGAGTGTAATGACTGAGGAGTGCGCGGTGGTGTCTGACCAGATCGACATGGACACGTATTACTTAGACATCTACAACATATACGCTCCCTTGTGCCTCAACTCCACACTCACCCGCAGGCCCAAGCGAGGAACCACAATAAGGGAGTTTGATCCGTGCAGTGACCATTATGTGCAGGCCTACCTGAACAGACCGGAAGTCCAAGCGGCCCTGCACGCAAACGCTACGAAGCTGCCTTACGAGTGGCAGCCGTGCAGCAGTGTGATTAAGAAGTGGAACGACAGCCCTACCACAATGATTCCTGTCATTAAGGGGCTGATGGGTCAGGGTGTCCGCGTCTGGGTGTTCAGCGGAGACATGGACGGGAGAATTCCGGTGACGTCCACCAAATACTCCCTCAAGAAGATGAATCTAACGGCCAAAACGGCTTGGCATCCATGGTACCTAGGGGGCGAGGTGGGTGGATACACAGAGGAGTACAAAGAGAAGTTGACATTTGCCACCGTCAGAGGGGCTGGTCATCAAGTTCCCAGCTTCCAGCCAAAACGCTCTCTTTCACTCTTCATTCACTTCCTCAATGACACTCCTCTCCCTGACACCTCTCGTTACTAG
- the LOC104699530 gene encoding actin-2-like isoform X2 yields the protein MADVDDIQDNGTRMVKPTERRFETFNSPAMYVAFQDVLSLYASGRTTGFSLPHAILRLDLDGRDLTDYLMKILTERGYMFTTTAEREIVRDIKEKLSFVVVDYEQEMETLKTSSCM from the exons aTGGCCGATGTTGATGATATTCAAGACAATGGTACTCGAATGGTCAAG CCAACAGAGAGAAGATTCGAGACCTTCAATTCTCCAGCTATGTATGTCGCCTTTCAAGATGTTCTATCACTTTACGCTAGTGGTCGTACAACCG GTTTCTCTCTTCCACATGCTATCCTTCGTCTTGACCTTGATGGTCGTGACCTTACTGATTACCTTATGAAGATCCTTACCGAGAGAGGTTACATGTTCACCACAACAGCAGAACGAGAAATTGTGAGAGACATCAAAGAGaagctttcttttgttgttgtggatTATGAGCAAGAGATGGAGACATTAAAAACCAGCTCctgtatgtaa
- the LOC104699530 gene encoding actin-2-like isoform X1 encodes MLMIFKTMVLEWSRFSHFFLTFQPTERRFETFNSPAMYVAFQDVLSLYASGRTTGFSLPHAILRLDLDGRDLTDYLMKILTERGYMFTTTAEREIVRDIKEKLSFVVVDYEQEMETLKTSSCM; translated from the exons ATGTTGATGATATTCAAGACAATGGTACTCGAATGGTCAAGGTTTAGTCATTTCTTCCTTACTTTTCAG CCAACAGAGAGAAGATTCGAGACCTTCAATTCTCCAGCTATGTATGTCGCCTTTCAAGATGTTCTATCACTTTACGCTAGTGGTCGTACAACCG GTTTCTCTCTTCCACATGCTATCCTTCGTCTTGACCTTGATGGTCGTGACCTTACTGATTACCTTATGAAGATCCTTACCGAGAGAGGTTACATGTTCACCACAACAGCAGAACGAGAAATTGTGAGAGACATCAAAGAGaagctttcttttgttgttgtggatTATGAGCAAGAGATGGAGACATTAAAAACCAGCTCctgtatgtaa
- the LOC104699531 gene encoding zinc finger CCCH domain-containing protein 46-like isoform X2 — protein MDVCEATRMVLSRIQSLDPANASKIMGLLLLQDHGEKEMIRLAFGPQNLLHSVIAKAKKEFGLMGSSTLNEHERLSFFDRRSGGCVSHDLGFGWGQCSKSIPPRLSHQLTGGPRFPFSPKGVNLQQSESQSQATDLMMGDDLNKLGSWRPERIDLWAMACSASRQIYLTFPVDSVFREEDVSNYFSTFGPVQDVRIPYQQKRMFGFVTFMYPETVKSILAKGNPHFVCDSRVLVKPYKEKGKVPDKYRTKPSPTGLDSMDIMGLQLGGSAFHDNAQDLLWKSRLEERALELQSRRLMNLQLLDVKKQIQLNNSLLAVSSNQRVSTKENDEDRIKLPESLEDDRLPDSPFASPTHHFLEFDKSGAAADTNGSGSSSPSFDHDESTTLTDSRKSYNCQMPSLSMTGMLPGSSGPACRVGI, from the exons ATGGATGTGTGCGAAGCAACTAGGATGGTGCTCTCTAGAATCCAGAGCTTAGACCCTGCTAATGCTTCCAAGATCATGggtcttctccttcttcaggaTCACGGAGAGAAGGAGATGATAAGGTTAGCTTTCGGGCCTCAGAATCTCCTTCATTCTGTCATAGCCAAGGCCAAGAAAGAGTTCGGTCTCATGGGCTCCTCCACTCTCAATGAGCATGAGCGGCTTTCTTTCTTTGATCGGAGAAGCGGCGGTTGCGTTTCCCACGATCTAGGGTTCGGATGGGGACAGTGCTCCAAGTCTATTCCGCCGAGACTTTCCCATCAGCTCACCGGCGGCCCTCGTTTTCCATTTTCCCCCAAAGGTGTGAACTTGCAGCAGAGTGAATCACAAAg CCAAGCCACTGATTTGATGATGGGAGATGACTTGAATAAGTTGGGAAGTTGGAGGCCAGAGCGGATCGACCTTTGGGCCATGGCCTGCTCGGCATCCAGACAGATCTATCTGACTTTCCCGGTTGACAGTGTCTTCAGGGAAGAGGATGTTTCCAACTACTTCAG TACCTTCGGGCCAGTTCAGGACGTGAGGATTCCGTACCAGCAGAAGAGGATGTTTGGGTTCGTTACCTTTATGTATCCAGAGACGGTGAAGAGCATTCTCGCCAAAGGGAACCCTCACTTTGTGTGTGATTCCAGGGTTCTTGTTAAGCCTTACAAGGAGAAAGGAAAAGTCCCTGACAAATACAG GACTAAGCCATCTCCGACCGGCCTTGATTCTATGGACATTATGGGTCTCCAGCTTG GGGGTAGCGCTTTTCATGACAACGCCCAAGATCTGTTGTGGAAGAGTAGGTTGGAAGAAAGAGCTCTTGAGCTTCAGAGCAGAAGGCTGATGAATCTGCAGCTTCTAGACGTCAAGAAGCAAATTCAACTCA ACAACTCTCTGCTGGCAGTTTCAAGCAACCAGAGAGTGTCTACCAAAGAGAATGATGAGGATAGAATCAAACTTCCAGAGAG CTTGGAGGATGATAGATTGCCAGACAGCCCATTTGCATCACCCACACACCATTTTCTGGAGTTTGACAAATCTGGAGCAGCTGCAGACACTAACGGTTCAGGCTCATCGTCGCCATCTTTTGATCACGATGAGTCTACTACATTGACAGACTCTCGCAAATCCTATAACTGCCAAATGCCGAGCTTATCAATGACGGGGATGTTACCAGGCAGCAGCGGACCAGCCTGTCGCGTTGGGATCtaa
- the LOC104699531 gene encoding zinc finger CCCH domain-containing protein 46-like isoform X1 yields the protein MDVCEATRMVLSRIQSLDPANASKIMGLLLLQDHGEKEMIRLAFGPQNLLHSVIAKAKKEFGLMGSSTLNEHERLSFFDRRSGGCVSHDLGFGWGQCSKSIPPRLSHQLTGGPRFPFSPKGVNLQQSESQSQATDLMMGDDLNKLGSWRPERIDLWAMACSASRQIYLTFPVDSVFREEDVSNYFSTFGPVQDVRIPYQQKRMFGFVTFMYPETVKSILAKGNPHFVCDSRVLVKPYKEKGKVPDKYRTKPSPTGLDSMDIMGLQLGGSAFHDNAQDLLWKSRLEERALELQSRRLMNLQLLDVKKQIQLSYDQTLLVSPRLDNSLLAVSSNQRVSTKENDEDRIKLPESLEDDRLPDSPFASPTHHFLEFDKSGAAADTNGSGSSSPSFDHDESTTLTDSRKSYNCQMPSLSMTGMLPGSSGPACRVGI from the exons ATGGATGTGTGCGAAGCAACTAGGATGGTGCTCTCTAGAATCCAGAGCTTAGACCCTGCTAATGCTTCCAAGATCATGggtcttctccttcttcaggaTCACGGAGAGAAGGAGATGATAAGGTTAGCTTTCGGGCCTCAGAATCTCCTTCATTCTGTCATAGCCAAGGCCAAGAAAGAGTTCGGTCTCATGGGCTCCTCCACTCTCAATGAGCATGAGCGGCTTTCTTTCTTTGATCGGAGAAGCGGCGGTTGCGTTTCCCACGATCTAGGGTTCGGATGGGGACAGTGCTCCAAGTCTATTCCGCCGAGACTTTCCCATCAGCTCACCGGCGGCCCTCGTTTTCCATTTTCCCCCAAAGGTGTGAACTTGCAGCAGAGTGAATCACAAAg CCAAGCCACTGATTTGATGATGGGAGATGACTTGAATAAGTTGGGAAGTTGGAGGCCAGAGCGGATCGACCTTTGGGCCATGGCCTGCTCGGCATCCAGACAGATCTATCTGACTTTCCCGGTTGACAGTGTCTTCAGGGAAGAGGATGTTTCCAACTACTTCAG TACCTTCGGGCCAGTTCAGGACGTGAGGATTCCGTACCAGCAGAAGAGGATGTTTGGGTTCGTTACCTTTATGTATCCAGAGACGGTGAAGAGCATTCTCGCCAAAGGGAACCCTCACTTTGTGTGTGATTCCAGGGTTCTTGTTAAGCCTTACAAGGAGAAAGGAAAAGTCCCTGACAAATACAG GACTAAGCCATCTCCGACCGGCCTTGATTCTATGGACATTATGGGTCTCCAGCTTG GGGGTAGCGCTTTTCATGACAACGCCCAAGATCTGTTGTGGAAGAGTAGGTTGGAAGAAAGAGCTCTTGAGCTTCAGAGCAGAAGGCTGATGAATCTGCAGCTTCTAGACGTCAAGAAGCAAATTCAACTCAGTTACGACCAAACACTGCTTGTTTCTCCACGATTAG ACAACTCTCTGCTGGCAGTTTCAAGCAACCAGAGAGTGTCTACCAAAGAGAATGATGAGGATAGAATCAAACTTCCAGAGAG CTTGGAGGATGATAGATTGCCAGACAGCCCATTTGCATCACCCACACACCATTTTCTGGAGTTTGACAAATCTGGAGCAGCTGCAGACACTAACGGTTCAGGCTCATCGTCGCCATCTTTTGATCACGATGAGTCTACTACATTGACAGACTCTCGCAAATCCTATAACTGCCAAATGCCGAGCTTATCAATGACGGGGATGTTACCAGGCAGCAGCGGACCAGCCTGTCGCGTTGGGATCtaa
- the LOC104704111 gene encoding cytokinin dehydrogenase 6, with amino-acid sequence MSYLHACLLRKRTMLIVRSFTILLLSCIAFKLACCFSSNISSLKALPLVGNLDFEHVHEASKDFGNRYQLIPLAVLHPKSVSDIASAIRHIWMMGPHSQLTVAARGRGHSLQGQAQTRNGIVIRMESLHPQKLQVHTVEDVPAPYVDVSGGELWINILHETLKYGLAPKSWTDYLHLTVGGTLSNAGISGQAFRHGPQISNVHQLEVVTGKGEILNCSERQNSDLFHGVLGGLGQFGIITRARIALEAAPTMVKWVRVLYQDFSAFIKDQERLISADNKLDYVEGFVIINRTGLLNNWRLSFTPEDPLQASQFKSDGRTLYCLEVAKYYFKLDNKDVISQGVKETLSELSYISSTLFTSEVTYEAFLDRVHVSEVKLRSKGQWEVPHPWLNLLVPRSTVKEFAKGVFGNILTDTSNGPVIVYPVNKAKWDNRTSAVTPEEDIFYLVAILTSAVPGKDDGVEQILKRNQRILEFSEAAGIGLKQYLPHYTTREEWRSHFGAKWDNFVRRKSRYDPLAILAPGHRIFPKAPYDQFTPISLSSDYNLPLSG; translated from the exons ATGAGCTATCTACATGCATGCCTCCTTAGGAAAAGAACCATGCTTATAGTAAGAAGCTTCACCATCTTGCTTCTCAGCTGCATAGCCTTTAAGTTAGCTTGCTGCTTCTCTAGCAACATTTCTTCTTTGAAGGCCCTTCCCCTAGTAGGCAACTTGGATTTTGAACATGTCCATGAGGCCTCCAAAGATTTTGGAAATCGATACCAGTTGATTCCTCTGGCGGTCTTACATCCAAAATCGGTAAGCGACATCGCCTCAGCGATACGACACATCTGGATGATGGGCCCTCATTCACAGCTGACAGTGGCAGCGAGAGGTCGTGGACACTCACTCCAAGGCCAAGCACAAACAAGAAATGGGATTGTTATACGCATGGAATCTCTCCATCCCCAGAAGCTGCAGGTCCACACTGTGGAGGATGTTCCGGCTCCATATGTAGATGTGTCTGGTGGTGAGCTGTGGATAAACATTTTGCATGAGACCCTCAAGTACGGCCTTGCACCAAAGTCGTGGACGGATTACCTACATTTAACTGTAGGTGGCACTCTTTCCAATGCTGGAATCAGCGGCCAGGCATTCCGACATGGACCACAAATCAGCAATGTTCATCAACTGGAGGTTGTCACAG GAAAAGGCGAGATCCTAAACTGTTCAGAGAGGCAGAACAGCGACTTATTTCATGGTGTTCTTGGTGGGTTAG GTCAGTTTGGCATCATAACACGGGCAAGAATAGCACTGGAAGCAGCACCAACCATG GTAAAATGGGTAAGGGTGTTGTACCAGGATTTCTCTGCCTTTATCAAGGACCAAGAGCGTCTTATTTCTGCAGATAACAAATTGGACTACGTTGAAGGGTTTGTGATAATAAACCGGACGGGACTCCTGAACAACTGGAGGTTATCTTTCACCCCAGAGGACCCTTTACAAGCCAGCCAATTCAAATCTGATGGAAGGACTCTGTATTGTTTGGAGGTAGCCAAGTACTACTTCAAGCTCGACAACAAAGATGTCATCAGCCAG GGAGTCAAAGAAACATTAAGTGAACTAAGCTACATCTCGTCGACACTGTTTACATCGGAGGTAACATATGAAGCATTCTTGGACAGGGTACATGTGTCAGAGGTAAAACTTCGATCGAAAGGGCAATGGGAGGTTCCACATCCATGGCTGAACCTCCTGGTACCAAGAAGCACAGTGAAAGAATTTGCAAAAGGAGTATTCGGAAACATCCTAACCGATACAAGCAACGGGCCAGTTATAGTGTACCCGGTGAACAAAGCAAA GTGGGACAATCGAACATCAGCAGTAACACCGGAGGAAGATATATTCTACCTAGTGGCGATCCTAACATCGGCAGTTCCAGGCAAGGACGATGGAGTTGAACAAATCTTGAAGCGGAACCAAAGAATACTAGAATTCAGTGAAGCAGCAGGTATAGGGTTGAAGCAGTATCTGCCACATTACACAACAAGAGAGGAGTGGAGATCCCATTTCGGTGCCAAGTGGGATAATTTTGTCAGGAGAAAATCTAGATATGATCCATTGGCAATACTTGCGCCTGGCCACAGAATCTTTCCAAAGGCACCA TATGACCAATTTAcccctatctctctctcatcaGACTACAATCTACCTCTCTCTGGTTAG